In the genome of Lactobacillus intestinalis, the window TAGATGGATTAAATTTTTGAATGATGGAAACATCTTTCAAATCTTCATTTGCACCCTCACCAAATAAGATTACCATGCCATCTTTAGAATCGACAGCTTTTTTACCAATTTTTTCAATAGTTGATATCCATTTCATAATATATTCGCTCCTTTTATTAAAATTGTACCATAAGAAAAAGCGCTTAACTAATTTTAGCCATCGATTTTTAAAGTGCTTTCACTTAAAAATTGATTTTTTTATTCTTTCTGCATGGTATACTGATTGAAGCTATTAATGTAAATGATATACGGAGGTAATCATGAAGGTATTAATTGGTGGCTATACAAAAAATAACTCAAAAGGTATTTATGAATTACCATTTGAAAATAATGATCAACCTCACCTAGATGAAGCAAAAAACATCATTGAAATTGGTGGACCAACTTATTTTCAAAAAGACGGTAATTTAATTTTTGCAATTAATAATGCTGGCGACCAAGGAGGAATCAGCACTTTTAAATTAAATAATAGCAACTATGAAGAAGTAGATACTTATTTAACTTCTGGCTCTAGTCCAGCATACATTGGAATCAATCCAAGCAAAAAACTTCTTTATACTGCAAACTATCATACGGCTGTATTATCTGTTTTTAGTTACAATGATGAAGGAAAATTAACTCTTTTAGACACGGTAACTCATCAAAATAACAGCTTAGGCCCTAGAAAAGAACAAGCCGATGGTGCTCATCCCCACTACTTCGATGAAACTCCTCAAGGCAATTTAGTAAGCTGTGATTTAGGAAACGATGCCGTTGATTTTTATCGTTTAAATCAAGACAATAAGCTTAAACACTTGGCAACTTATAAAAATGAAGCAGGCTTCGGCGATCGCCATCTTGTCTTTTCAAAAGATGGAAATTACTTCTATGTAGTGGGTGAATTATCAAGTCAGATTAACGTGGTAAAGTTCAACGAAAATGATTGGACTTTTGAAGATATTGCCACCTACTCCACTATTCCTAGTGATTGGAATGAGCATAATGGTGCTGCTGCCGTTAAAATTAGCGCTGACGGCAAATTTATTTATGTTTCTAACCGTGGAAATGATTCAATTGCCGTTTTTGCAGTCCAAGCCGATCACACTTTAAAATTGGTTCAGCGCATTTCAGTATTTGGATCTTTTCCTCGAGACTTTAATTGGGATGAAGATGAAAAATACGTAGTTGTTGCTAATCAAAATACAGACAATACTACCCTTTATTCAAGAAATGAAGAAGACGGTAGTTTGACACCAATTCAAAAAAACATCCCTGTTCCTGAAGGAACAAGAGTACTTTTTGTTAAGTAAGGAGAAAAAACGAGTAACTTATGTTAGACATTATTAAAGCGATTATTCTAGGAATTATTGAAGGTATCACTGAATTCCTTCCTATTTCCTCCACCGGTCACCTTTATCTAGCTGATTATTTCATTAAGCTTGATCAACCCACTAGTTTCATCAATATGTTCATGGTTGTGATTCAACTTGGAGCCATCTTGAGTGTGATTCTGATTTATTTCAATAAACTTAATCCTTTCGCTCCTTCCAAAAGTCATAAGGAACAACAACAGACTTGGCAACTTTGGTTTAAAGTTATCATTGCTGTTATTCCGTCAGTAATTATTGGATTACCATTAAATGATTGGCTAGATGAACATATGACTACTTGGCAAGTTATTGCTACCACTTTAATTGTATATGGTATCTTGTTCATCATTTTGGAAGACTACTATGAAAAGAAAAAACCTAGCTTAGTTGATTTAAACAAATTAAGCTATAAGATGGCCTTTTTCATCGGATGCTTCCAGGTACTTTCTTTAATTCCAGGTACTTCAAGATCTGGTGCAACGATCATGGGTGCTATGTTATTAGGAGCATCAAGATATGTATCAACAGAATTCTCATTTTTCTTAGCAATTCCAACAATGTTCGGAGCTTCTCTCCTTAAACTTGGCAAGTATGTCATGGGAGGACATGCCTTTGTTGGTAATCAATTAGCAGTTTTGCTGGTTGGGATGCTTGTATCATTTGTCGTAGCTTACATCTCAATCAAATTCTTACTTAAATATGTTCAAACTCATAACTTCAAGCCATTTGGTTGGTACAGAATCATTTTAGGTATTGTGGTTATCATCGTTGGAACTATCTTTGCAAGATAATTATTCAAAGCGTTGACTATAGTCAACGCTTTTTTGTTACGGTAAAATAAATAGAGATAACAACTAAGAGGGGGTGGAATTTTGAAACTTAAAAAACGTGCTCTTAGGATAATTTTATTTATTCTAGGAATATTCCTTGGGCTCTTAGTTTTATATCGACTATATTTAAATTTTCAACCTGAAATCAAGCTTCTGATGCATTTTGATCCACATAATGAAAAATTATTAATCAAAATGGTGCGCAGTCATGGCATTGAGGATCTAGCCTTTTTATTTATCTTGAATGTGGTGTGTGTAGCTATTCCGGGTTTATCAAATGGGATTTTTTGCGTGCTTAATGGTATCCTCTATGGTCCAGCAATTGGTTTTGGTATTAACTGGGTGGGAGACGTAATTGGACAGTTTGTTTTAATGCAACTTTTACGTAAACTCTATAATCCAGACAAATTAAAACATAGCAAAATCTATACACTCTTAATGTCAGCTGAAGGTTATCAGCAAATCGGCCTAATTTTTGGCTATATGATTCCATTCATCCCAAGTGCCACAGTTAGCTATGCAAACTTACTTATCAATAAAACTCGAAAAAAACGCCTTATTCCCATTTTAATTGGAACTATTCCATTTGCTTACCTCTACGCTTACGGTGGTGACTCAATTTTACATTTAGATGGTCAACGTTTAATTAAAGCCGGGATTGCAATTATTGTAATTGCTCTATTAGCTATTTCATTTGTAGTAGTTACACGAAAATTCAAAAAGCATAAAAAATAAGCTTCGTACTTCACGTACGAAACTTATTTTTTGCTTAAATCAAGTTAGCTTCCTTAAGGAGTTCTGCTACCCAAGTCTTTTTGATTTTCTTCATCCCCGATTTAAGAGCTATTTTTTCTGGAAGAGGCATCTCTTGATCAACAAGTTTTTTCTTATCAGACATATAGTACATTGCTCGTAATAATTGACGAATATCGAAAATTGAATCGAATACTTCAGGAACACCTCTATCTACATTCAATAAGGTATATACAGCTTCCATTGCAGTTCTAACTGAATATTCGGTAGTAAAGACAGTATCTCTAGTTGGACTTTCCGCAAAGTTACCAATAAATGCAATATTTTCGGAGCCGTCAGGCACTACTGCTGGACGGTCACCATCACGACGTGGCATAAAGTAACTAGTAATGTATGGCATATAAACTGGAACAGTGTTCATGTTTTCTTCACTAGCATCTTCTTCAATTTCTTCAACTGGGACACCTAAATGATAAAGTAATTCTTCACAAATTTCTTTACCTGTACAATCTACTATTCTCTTTTTAATATAATTTCCTTCGGTATCAGAATAAAGAGCATAGATCCAAATTACAATTTCGTTTGGCTTTTGACTCTTAAAGTGAGGCTGACGGTGAATTGTAAAACTAAGTCCCCAATTAGAATCCATAATTGTTACAATACCACCTGTATTTACACGACCATCATAAAGACTTCTCTTAGTTAAACGTTCAAAATATGGAGCTAATTTCTTAGTTTTCATCGTAGTAGTTGCAGAAACAAACCAACTACGTTCTGGAATATCCTCGCAAAAGACATCGGGATGACCAAAGTCACTATCTTGTGCAGCTAAATTTTCCCAGAGTTTCCAGGAACTGCCCTTTTTATGCGTAATTGGAGCAGGATTATTTTGATCCCCATAAGTTGAAGATTCAGTAATTGAGCCATTAGTTACAAATACTAAATCATCAGGAGTTAAATCGATATCACTTTGCTTACCTTTTTTGGTCATGACAATCTTTTTAGCAATTTTCTTGCCATCTTTATGGTCAACAATTACGTTATCTACATGAACATCATAATCAATATGGACGCCATGATCTTTTAAGTAAGCTAAGACAGGTTTAACCATTGATTCATACTGATTATACTTATTAAACTTTAAAGCAGTAAAATCAGGCAATCCATCAATATGATGAATAAAACGCATGCAGTAACGGCGCATTTCAGCTAGTGAGTGCCATTTTTCAAAGGCAAACATCGTTGACCAATATACCCAGAAATTAGTTTCAAAAAATTCATCACTAAAGAAATCTTCAATGGTTTTACCTTCAATTTCACTTTCAGGAGTCATAATCAATTTCACAATTTCTTTAGAGCATTTACCTAAACCATATTCTCCATCAGTAGGATAACGATTGCCACGTTTATAAATTAAACGACAATTTGAAGAGTTAGGATCTTTTTTATCAAGCCAATAATACTCATCCAAATATGAAGCCCCCGGTACTTCCAAACTTGGAATTGAACGATACATGTCCCATAAACATTCAAAGTGGTTTTCCATTTCACGGCCCCCGCGAACTACAAACCCTGCATTAGGACGGTCGGTTCCATCAAGGGAACCACCAGCTACAGGAAGTTCTTCTAAGATATGAATCTTGTCACCTTTCATCTTAGCATCCCTAATTAAGAAGACTGCAGCAGCGAGCCCTGCTAATCCACTACCAATAATATAAGCTGATTTATTATCTACACCTTCCGGCTTTTGAGTGTCTGCGAAAGCCTCATAATTACCATTAGAATAATACATATGTATCCTCTTCTCTGTCTAAATATAGTATTTCATCTTCACTCCTAATTCTATTGAAATCGATTTCAAATATCAATGCTTTTTACTTATTCTTATTTAACTTTACCCTTATCTAAAAAATAAAGCTCACCTTTTGAGCTTCATCCATAATCTCTGCATATCAAGTGGATCATCAATTTTAATAATGATTTCTTCATCCCCAAATGGATCTGGATATTGTAAATAAAAGCAATTTAAGGCCTGACGTTCAAAATCATCCTCTGCTCCATATAATTCATCCCCATACAAAACATGGCCAATGGCCTGCATATGCACCCTAATTTGATGAGTTCGGCCGGTAAGAAGCTGCAACTCAACTAAACTTGCATCCTCTACTTGATCGAGCACACGATATTTAGTTTGAGCACTTTGGCCAGATGAAACTATTCCTCGTTTAACTCCATCACTGATCTTGCCAATTGGTTTATCAACTATACCTATCAATTCATTTGAAGCAAAATTCCCATGAACAATTGCATGGTATTTTTTAATAAAAATATCTTTGCTCAATTTACTAAAACGGGCATGTGCAATTGGGTTTTTTCCAACTAAAACCAAACCAGATGTATTGCGATCTAATCTAGTGATCACATGTGGCTTAACTGCTGTCTCACCCTTATTTTCAAAATATCCTAGCATTCGATTAACCACTGCATCATCATCTTCATAACGCGAAGGAATTGAAAGTACGCCTGCATCTTTGTTAACCACTAAATAATCTTTACTTTCTTTTACGATCTTTAGGGGACCATAAGACGGCTTTAACCAAGGATTTTCTTTTTCCTTGCCACTTACAAAAATAACTTCATCGCCTTCTTTTAAGTTATAACTTGTATAGCGACGTTTATGATTTACTAAAATCATCCCTTGATGATGCTTTGATTTATTTAAAGCTTGCCTGGAAAAACCATTCTTAAGTAAAAAGGCCCCTAATTTTTTGGGGTCTCTTTCTTTTACTGTTAATTTAAAGATTGCCATTGTTCTCACCAATAAACGCATCCTGAACACGTGACCAAAAATGGTGGTGACCAAAGCGATCAAATTGAATCACATGCCCTGAAATACGATAAACAATTTTCTTAGCATTGCGTACATCAATTCTTTCACCATCAATAGTCATTACAAAATGATCTGAATTAGGAACAATCGTAATCCATTGATCAGGTGCAATTACAATCGGAGCAGATAAAGTTCTAAACACCCGATTATTAATTGAAGCAATTTCTGTCATCTGCAATGCTTTTAAGCGGGGATGAATTACTGCTCCACCTAAAGATTTACTATAAGCAGTCGAACCGGTTGGAGTTGATACACAAAGACCGTCTCCACGAAAATTTTCAAATAATTGATCATCAATATAAACGTTAGCTTCTAAAGTATGTGAAACTCGCTTAACCGCAGATTCATTAAGGGCCAAGTATCTCTTTTCTTCACCGGATTCAGTAATTAAATTAACCTCCAATAACGGATATTTAGCTGATTCAGCTTTTCTTAGAGTGAGTGCATCCACCATCTTTTCAACATCATAATTGCGCCAATCAGTGTAAAAGCCTAAATGTCCAGTGTGAACACCAATAAATCTAATGGAATCAACTTGATTTTCGTAACGATGGAAAGCATTAATTAACGTTCCATCCCCTCCGACTGTAATTACAACATCTGGATATTTAGCATCAAAGACTACATTTTTTTCTTCTAAACATTCTCTTAAATGCTTAACAACCTTTAAAGTCTTTTCATTGTTATTATGCGCAATCGTTACCCTCATGATTTTTCCTTGCCTTTATTTCTTGTAAAAATCTTCTGCGCCTCTTGGACTTCGTCTTTGATTGAGGACATTTCCTCGTCTAATTTATAAGCTGCTTCAGCAGTTGATTTTAATCGTTGAGAAATATCTTCTGGATAAGACCCTTGATATTTATAATTCAAAGTATGTTCAACGGTTGCCCAGAAATTCATCGCCAAGGTTCTAATTTGAATTTCTGCGATTAAATTTTTAGGTCCCTCAGGAAGATAAACTGTATAAGAAATTACCATGTGATAGGAGCGATATCCTGATGGTTTGGCGTTTTTAATGTAGTCGCGCTCTTCAATTACTTCCATATCATCCCGTGCATGGATTAAATCTACCACATTATAAATATCATCTACAAATTGACACACGATTCTAATTCCCGCAATATCCTGCATATCCGTTTCAATTACTTCAGGACTAATTACTCTTCGGGTCATTTTTTCTTTAATAGAGTCCACCGTTTTAACTCTACCAATTACAAATTCAATCGGTGAATGTTCACCTTTTGTCAAAAAACTCTGTCTAAGAGAACGAAATTTAACTTTAAGTTCACGTACAGCCTCAGTATAAGGCCATAAAAAGTTATCCCAATCTATGTCCATGAGAAAAAATTCCTTTCTTAACCAAACACTCACATTTTACCATATAATAATAAAAGAAAGATTGGAGAGAATTTTAAAATGACACAAAATCGCGAAATTGAAGCAAAAACAATTTTATCAAAAACCGTTTATCAAAACATTGTTAAAGCCTTTCCCGTAAAGGCCGACTTTAAACAAGAAAACTATTATTTTGATACTACTAAGAGTCTTTTAAAACATCACAAGATAGCTTTGAGAATTAGAATTTTCAAGGATCATGCCGAACAAACATTAAAAGTCCCTGATTTGCGTCCCGTTCAAAGCAAATTCCATGAAGTTATTGAAATAAATGATAAACTAGAATTACAGCAAGCTAGATCTTTAGTTAAGCAAGCTTCTAACGATGAAGAGATAACCTTTACTGGAACGGTGGGAGCTTATTTATCTAAACATTTCAGCACACAAAAATATCACTTATTGACATGGAGTAAAACTGAGCGTATTTTACTAAATGGACCAGAAAATTGCGAATTAACTCTAGATGCCACTTCTTACCCCGATAGATTCGAAGACTATGAACTAGAGATCGAAAATACTGATCCTGCACTTATCAAAAAAGTCTTATTAATGCTTGAAAAAGAATATAACTTTAAACAAACAAATTCAAACACTAATCAAAGTAAAATTGGACGTGCGTTTGCTCATCAGGATTAAAATGATATAAAATGATATATTAGAATATAATGTAGGTGTATATAAGCATATTTTTTGTTTATCAATTTGTCATTTGCTAAAGTATCAATGAATAAATTATTCAACAGAGGTGTTTTAATATGTATGAGATTTTTCTCTTTATCAACCCAATTGGCATCTATTGCTATGACATTGAAAAGCAAATTCAAGATACAATAAAAGAGCTAGACGTTGATGCATGTTATCATTTCGTCCCTATTACGAATATTAATGCAATCAAGGAAGATGTTTTTCGTAGACGTAAAGAATCTCAAAACGTCATTGAATTATCTAAATACACAATGGCTACCACGAGGGCTCTCCAAGATTACCATGCAATTAAGCTAACATATGGTAATAAGAAGGCTAGAAAATTCATCTTTACTCTTCAACAAAAATTATGTAAAGATTGCTCACAATATAACATTGAATTACCAGGTCAGGTAATTGATGAATTGGGTTTAAATTCAAAAAAGATAAATAGTGTAAAAGATGGTGATTATATTAATGACTCCATCCATCAAGATCAAAAATTAGCAGAACAATGGAATATTACTAAGACTCCAACTACTGTGATTTTTAAAGAAAATGATGAAAGTTGTGGAATTTTACTGGAAGGAACACTCAAACATGATGATCTAGTCAGTTTGTTAATCCCCGAACGTAAAATTATTGAACAACCTTCATTTTACGATAAAATGTTTTCAAATAATCATTTACGATTAATCTAAATATTGACTTACGCTATCGATGTCTCCAGGTTTGCGCCACTTCTCAAAGGGTGCATTAGGTAAAGATTCTAAAGAAAGATGTTTTTGATAAAGTTTTTTGGCAATCTCTAATCCTAATTTGCTTTTTTGCTTAATTTGAATCTGTAAATACTCGCGCTGCAAATTTGGATTAACATGATAGACATTAAAATTAGGTTTAAAGTTCCAAAATTTTTGAATCCCAAGATCATCCAAATCAAAGCTTGCTATTTGATAATGTAGCTTGCGTGTAACGGGTTCTTGTAAGATATTAAATTTTAATCGAAATTGATCCTGTGTTGGATCAATTTCCAAAAAATATTGACGCCACGATTGATTTTCTCTCATGAATATCAATTGTGTCGTTTTTATTTTGTCCTTTAAGTAGTGACGTTGACCCACAATCCAAATATCAGTAATCCCCACTTGCCGATATAGAGCATGTCGATGATTAAATTCTTCCGTACTCAAAGGAGCACATTGAACTTCAAATGCTAATTTAGGTGACGCCAACACATCGGCTCTAATTTGACCATCGGCTAATGGAATTTCAACTTGCGCATTAAATCCCGCAGCCGTTAGCGCAGATTTAAGCATCATTTTCGAATGATAGTGTTCTTCTTTTTCTCCCATCATATTATGGATTTTATTTAAATGTTTAAAAAATGGCATTTTTTGTTGAGAAATCACTAACATCATTCTTTTACTACAGCGTGGACAGCGGTAGTCTTCATAATTCAATCCCTTTTGATTGGTCATCACTAAATGAGCCTCATTAACGGCAGTTACTAATCTTTTATTTAACATTGCTGCGTACAAAATTATCGCCCCGTAATTAAGTACGCAAAAAAGGACGAGATTTCTCTCGTCCTTTATTTGTTGTTAACATGCTTTACAGAAATAAGTTCTAATACTATTTAATGCATCTCGATATAAAATGCATTTGCTGGTACGCTTAATCGCATCTAACTTTTCATCATTAATATTGATGCCGTATTCATTGGCGATAGCCCAAGCATCCGCTGGTTTTAATTCAGGGTAAATTTCATTAAGAAATGCTAACTCTAAGTAGTATTTGCCATCTTCATAATACAAGCTTGAGGCCAAATCATTCACTTTTAAGTTATCGGCTAATTCAATCAAAGCACCCAAATCGTCAAATTCATAAGCATGATGATTTTGAAATTTCCAAAATTCCTCTATTTCGCTATCAGAAAGTTCTTCTTCATCAACCAAATTAGGATCTGATAGATTCACTTTATCATCATCTTTTGGATTTAAATCAAAGAAGTGCGGTGCTTGAGGTTTATCTTTAGCCTCTTGTTGATCCATTGAATTTTCAGCGGCTTCTGGTTTCAACATCTTTTGAAAATCACCAGGTTTCATTCCATTTACTTTACTAATCAAGAGGTCAAGACCTCCATTATTAGGCATTACCTGGAAAGTTACTGGAACATTATTTCCAAAAGTATGATCAGTATCTACTTCATCAAGAATGGAATAAAAGAAACGTTGAATTTTTCCTTTATCCCCTAGTAAATCTAAAACTTTTAAGCCACGATCTTCAAGTTCTTTTTTATCAATTCTAACTCGAATAGTATTTTCATCTATACGATTAACTTCCATGATTGTCACCCCCATCAGTGGAATCTCTTTTATTGTAGCGTACTTTTCAGATAAAATAAAAGCGTTAGTCTTGAAAACTAGCGCTTTTATCGCCCTTTTTACAAGTCGGCGATCTTTTGAGCTTCTGCAAGTTCTAAACGACGTACTTTACGTGGTAGGAAGCGACGAATTTCATCTTCGTTATATCCAACCTGAAGTCTTCTATCGTCCATAATAATCGGTCTTCTCAACAAACTTGAATTCTTTTCAATTAAATCAAGCAATTGATCAATTGATAAATCATCTAAGTTAACTTTGAGTTGTTGAAAAGCCCTTGAGCGTGTAGAAATTATTTCTTCAGTCCCGTTTTCAGTCATACGAAGAATCTGAAGCAATTCAGCCTTCGTAAGTGGCTCTGAGAAGATGTTTCTTTCCTTATATGGAATGTCATGTTTATTCAACCATGCCTTCGCTTTACGACATGAAGTACAACTTGGTGATACGTATAAATTTACCATAAGCTCACGCTCCTTAGAACAAGCATTAACTTCCCTCAACTCATTAACAAGTATAACACATTGGCTTTCTTTTTATAAGTTGTTCTTTTTAAGATTTCATTGAATTACTTGTTATATCTAATAATAACGGTAAAGGGTGAATTATTTGTGAAATTTTTATTGATTAAACCATAAGTTTATAATTACTCCGGCCAAAAAAAGAAGATCAGGCAATTAATTACCTAATCTTCTTTTTGTTTACAAGTAAGCTACTTGATAAGCTTCTTCATTAAGTCTTCAACTAACTTTTCGTTTTCTTCAGCAGTTTCTGAAACGTAACATGCCTTGTTCGCTAATTCCTTAAGATCTTCAGTATTAAGCTTCTTCATCAAGCTTCTAATACGCAAGATTGAAGTTGCACTCATTGAGTATTCATCAAGTCCCATTGAAAGTAAAATTGGGAACATGATATTATCACCAGCAGCTTCACCACACATACCACACCAAATACCGTTTTCATGAGCACCATCAATAGTGTGCTTAATCAAACGAAGTACGGATGGGTTATATGGTTGGTACAAGTATGAAACATTATCATTACCACGGTCAGCAGCCATAGTGTATTGAATCAAGTCGTTAGTACCAATTGAGAAGAAGTCAACTTCCTTAGCAAATTGGTCAGCTAAAACAGCTGCAGCAGGAACTTCGATCATCATACCAACTTGTAAGTCGTCACTGATCTTAACGCCCTTCTTAACCAATTTATCCTTTTCTTCATTTAAGATAGCTTTTGCCTTGCGTAATTCATCTAAAGTACCAATCATTGGGAACATGATACCAAGCTTACCGTATGCAGAAGCACGAAGCAAAGCTCTTAATTGAGTACGGAAAATTTCTTCGTTCTTAAGTGAAAGTCTAATAGCACGAACACCCAAGAATGGGTTCATTTCTTCTGGTAAATCCCAGTAGTCAAGATGCTTGTCACCACCAATATCCATAGTTCTGATGATAACTTGCTTACCGTTCATACCTTCGATAACTTTCTTGTAAGCTTCGAATTGATCATCTTCGGTTGGGAAGTCTGAAGAATCCATGTACAAGAATTCGGTTCTGTATAAACCAATAGCTTCAGCACCGTTTTCGTGAACACCTGGCATATCGTTTGGAGTACCAATGTTAGCAGCAATGGTAAACTTCTTACCATCAGCAGTAACAGAAGGTTGATCCTTTAATTTACGCCATTCAGCTTTTTGCTTTAAGAAGTCTTCACCTTTTTGCTTGTATTCAGCAATTTGAGCTTCAGTTGGTTCAATGATTACATCACCATCAAGGCCATCAACGATTAACATTTGACCATTTTCAACATCCTTAGTGATTGAATCAGTACCAACAACAGCTGGAAGTTCAAGTGAACGAGCCATAATTGCTGAGTGAGCAGTACGACCACCAATATCAGTAACAAAACCCTTAACATATTTCTTGTTAAGTTGAGCAGTGTCACTTGGAGTTAAGTCGTGAGCTACAACAACAACTTCATGATCAATTGAAGCTGGATTTGGTAATTCTTTACCAAGTAAGTGGGCCATAATACGCTTTGAAACGTCGCGTACATCAGCTGCACGTTCTTGCATATATGGATTATCTGTCATTGATTCAAAAATTGAGATAAACTTTTGTGCAGTTTCATCAAGTGCAGCTTCGGCATTAATCTTTTGGCTCTTGATTTCATTTTCAATAGCGCCAGTAAATTCTGGATCATTCAAAATCATGAGGTGTGCTTCAAAAACTTGAGCTTCTTCTTCACCTAAGCTCTTCTTAGCAGTATCACGAATTTTTTCCACTTCTGCAGTTGAATCTGCGATAGCTTTCTTATAGCGAGCTACTTCATCTTCAACTGAATCTACTGTCTTTTTAGCAAATGAAAGATCAGGCTCTACCAAAAGATATGCTGGAGCAACGGCAATACCGTCACTTGCGGCAATACCTTTTAAAGTCTTGGTCATTATTCAGCTAAACCTTCTTTTTTCATAGTATCTGCAATTGCGTCCAATGCGTCCTTTTCGTCATCACCTTCAGCAGTGATAGTAACGTCAGCATTTTGACCAACACCAAGTGACATAACGCCCATGATTGACTTCAAGTTTACAGACTTACCGTTGTATTCCAAGTTAATGTCTGAACCAAACTTTGAAGCTGCTTGTACTAACAAAGTAGCTGGACGTGCATGAATACCTGTTTCTGCAATAATATGAAAATCGCGTTTTTCCATTGTGAATATCTCCTTTAAAATCAAAAAATTAAAACTGGTAATAAAATACCTATTCGGTACTAGATTATCATTTTTTCACGAATTGCACAACCATTATGTAACAGTTTTCATTATTTAATCATCGCTATTTACAGCGGTATAAATAATGCTTCCACCTCGTTGGGCTTTTCCTGTTATCGATTGCCGTTTTTCGTAATTTCTCAGAGTTTTTTGAAATTCAAAAGCGTTATTTGCTTCAACTTTATATTCCTTCAACTCTTTATTGACCAATTGGTCAAGAATTTTTTGATAATCCACTATTTTATCACCACACTTTTAAAAAGTTTATAATTTTTTATCATTGAATTCTACATTATATATTCTTTTTTCTAAAATATTACTATTTTTTGAAAGCATTATCACATTTTCTCTTACAAAAAATAAGCATTTTTGCAGTTTAGCACTTGACATTAAAGAGTGCTAATTATACAATTCTATTGAAACTCTAAGCGAAAGGCGGTAAAAAACTATTGCTTTGTCAAAATTGTAATAAACGCCCTGCTGCTATTCATCTTTTTACAAAGGTGAATAGTCAGAGCCGAGAAATTGATCTATGTCAAAAATGCTATCAAAAGTT includes:
- the ptsP gene encoding phosphoenolpyruvate--protein phosphotransferase — its product is MTKTLKGIAASDGIAVAPAYLLVEPDLSFAKKTVDSVEDEVARYKKAIADSTAEVEKIRDTAKKSLGEEEAQVFEAHLMILNDPEFTGAIENEIKSQKINAEAALDETAQKFISIFESMTDNPYMQERAADVRDVSKRIMAHLLGKELPNPASIDHEVVVVAHDLTPSDTAQLNKKYVKGFVTDIGGRTAHSAIMARSLELPAVVGTDSITKDVENGQMLIVDGLDGDVIIEPTEAQIAEYKQKGEDFLKQKAEWRKLKDQPSVTADGKKFTIAANIGTPNDMPGVHENGAEAIGLYRTEFLYMDSSDFPTEDDQFEAYKKVIEGMNGKQVIIRTMDIGGDKHLDYWDLPEEMNPFLGVRAIRLSLKNEEIFRTQLRALLRASAYGKLGIMFPMIGTLDELRKAKAILNEEKDKLVKKGVKISDDLQVGMMIEVPAAAVLADQFAKEVDFFSIGTNDLIQYTMAADRGNDNVSYLYQPYNPSVLRLIKHTIDGAHENGIWCGMCGEAAGDNIMFPILLSMGLDEYSMSATSILRIRSLMKKLNTEDLKELANKACYVSETAEENEKLVEDLMKKLIK
- a CDS encoding GTP pyrophosphokinase gives rise to the protein MDIDWDNFLWPYTEAVRELKVKFRSLRQSFLTKGEHSPIEFVIGRVKTVDSIKEKMTRRVISPEVIETDMQDIAGIRIVCQFVDDIYNVVDLIHARDDMEVIEERDYIKNAKPSGYRSYHMVISYTVYLPEGPKNLIAEIQIRTLAMNFWATVEHTLNYKYQGSYPEDISQRLKSTAEAAYKLDEEMSSIKDEVQEAQKIFTRNKGKEKS
- a CDS encoding adaptor protein MecA: MEVNRIDENTIRVRIDKKELEDRGLKVLDLLGDKGKIQRFFYSILDEVDTDHTFGNNVPVTFQVMPNNGGLDLLISKVNGMKPGDFQKMLKPEAAENSMDQQEAKDKPQAPHFFDLNPKDDDKVNLSDPNLVDEEELSDSEIEEFWKFQNHHAYEFDDLGALIELADNLKVNDLASSLYYEDGKYYLELAFLNEIYPELKPADAWAIANEYGININDEKLDAIKRTSKCILYRDALNSIRTYFCKAC
- a CDS encoding DsbA family protein, giving the protein MYEIFLFINPIGIYCYDIEKQIQDTIKELDVDACYHFVPITNINAIKEDVFRRRKESQNVIELSKYTMATTRALQDYHAIKLTYGNKKARKFIFTLQQKLCKDCSQYNIELPGQVIDELGLNSKKINSVKDGDYINDSIHQDQKLAEQWNITKTPTTVIFKENDESCGILLEGTLKHDDLVSLLIPERKIIEQPSFYDKMFSNNHLRLI
- a CDS encoding phosphocarrier protein HPr — protein: MEKRDFHIIAETGIHARPATLLVQAASKFGSDINLEYNGKSVNLKSIMGVMSLGVGQNADVTITAEGDDEKDALDAIADTMKKEGLAE
- a CDS encoding CYTH domain-containing protein — protein: MTQNREIEAKTILSKTVYQNIVKAFPVKADFKQENYYFDTTKSLLKHHKIALRIRIFKDHAEQTLKVPDLRPVQSKFHEVIEINDKLELQQARSLVKQASNDEEITFTGTVGAYLSKHFSTQKYHLLTWSKTERILLNGPENCELTLDATSYPDRFEDYELEIENTDPALIKKVLLMLEKEYNFKQTNSNTNQSKIGRAFAHQD
- the spx gene encoding transcriptional regulator Spx → MVNLYVSPSCTSCRKAKAWLNKHDIPYKERNIFSEPLTKAELLQILRMTENGTEEIISTRSRAFQQLKVNLDDLSIDQLLDLIEKNSSLLRRPIIMDDRRLQVGYNEDEIRRFLPRKVRRLELAEAQKIADL
- a CDS encoding competence protein CoiA, which translates into the protein MYAAMLNKRLVTAVNEAHLVMTNQKGLNYEDYRCPRCSKRMMLVISQQKMPFFKHLNKIHNMMGEKEEHYHSKMMLKSALTAAGFNAQVEIPLADGQIRADVLASPKLAFEVQCAPLSTEEFNHRHALYRQVGITDIWIVGQRHYLKDKIKTTQLIFMRENQSWRQYFLEIDPTQDQFRLKFNILQEPVTRKLHYQIASFDLDDLGIQKFWNFKPNFNVYHVNPNLQREYLQIQIKQKSKLGLEIAKKLYQKHLSLESLPNAPFEKWRKPGDIDSVSQYLD